The Chloroflexota bacterium region TCTCCGCGAGGGCCTGCCGCGTGCGGTCCTCGCCGTACTGGTGCATGTAGCGGGTGCAGGCGAGGGCGTAGTTGACGGGCGGGCCGATGAGGCCGAAGGGCGACTCGTACTGCTGGCCGGGCACGTTGGGTTCGGCGAAGCCACCGCCGCCACCGGAGCCTCGGAGGCGCATGCTGCGGCCGGCCTGGCCGTGGGTGATGAGGGCGACCTCACAGTAGCCGGCGTTGATGGCCGTCATGGCGTGGGCCACGTGGATGACGAAGGACGAGCCGCCGACGGCGGTCGTGTCGGTGAAGCGCGGGTGGATGCCGAGGTACTCGCCGGTGGCGAGGGTGGAGAAGCCCGCGGTGAAGAGGCCGTCAACGTCGTCCCTGGAGAGCCCGGCGTCCTCCAGCGCGTTGTGGGCGGCCTCGGCGTGGTGCTGGAGCGCAGACTTGTTCTCGACGACCCCGATGGCGTCGGACTCGGCGGCGCCGACGATAGCGACGCTGCGGCGGAGGTCAGGCATGGCGTCCTCTCTGCCTTCGACAGGCTCAGGGCGAACGGTTGTTGAGGCTATGCCCCGTAGAACTCCTTGAGGTCGGGCGAGATGGTGAGCTTGGCCTCGGTGAGTTCCTGGACTTCCTCCGGCGTGAAGCCGGGGGCGATCTCTCGCAGCAGGAAGCCTTCGGGCGTGATGTCGAAGAGGCCGAGGTCGGTGACGACGCGTGAGACGACGTTGACGGCGGTGACCGGCAGCTTGCAGCGATTCAGCAGGCGCGGCTGGCCGTCGCGGGTGGTGTGCTCGAGGGCGAGCCAGACGCGCTTGGCGCCGACGGCGAGGTCCATGGCGCCGCCGATGCCGCCTCCCTTGCGGCCAAGGGTCTTCCAGTTTGCGAAATCGCCGTGCTCGGCGACCTCGTACGCGCCGAGGACGGTCACGTCGACGTAGCCGCCGCGGATGACGGTGAAGGAGTCGGCGTGGTGCAGGATGGACGCGCCGGGCTTCATGGTCACGTACTGGACGCCGGCGTTGACCAGGTTCGGATGCTCCTCGCCCTCGGCGGCTAGCGGGCCGTAGCCGATGAGGCCGTTCTCTGACTGGAAGACGATGTCCTTGTCCGCGTACTCGTAGTTGGAGCAGAGGGTGGGCATGCCGACGCCGAGGTTGGCGACCCAGCCGTCCTCGAACTCCATCGCCAGGCGGTTGCACATGGTCTGGCGGTCGAGCCGCTTCTTGTCCGTAGTCGTCATGGCTCCTCCGATGTCCTATGCTCGCCGTTCCGACGGCAGGGTCCAGAGGCCCTCGGGCGGCGGCGGAATCTTGACCACCCGGTCGACGAAGATGCCGGGGGGGTGCACCTGATTGGGGTCCATCCCGCCGAGCTCCACGATGTCGCCCTCGATCTCGACGAGGGTGCACTTGGCGGCCATGGCCATGATGGGGTTGAAGTTGCGCTGGGTGAGCTCGTACTGGAGGTTGCCGTAGGTGTCGGACGTGTGGGTGCGGATGAAGGCGTAGTCGGCGGGGAGGGCGTACTCGAGGACGTACTCCTTACCGTCGATGACGCGGGTCTCCTTGTCCTGAGCCAGCTCCGTGCCGACGCTGGCGCGGGTGTAGAAGGCGCCGATGCCTGCGGCGGCGGCGCGCATGCGCTCGACGAGGGTGCCCTGGGGCATGAGCTCGGCCTCGAGCTCGCCGGACTCGTTCAGCTCCTCGAAAAGGTTGCGCTGCGAGGGATGCGGCGAGGCGGAGAAGGCACAGCAGACCTTCTTCACGCGGCGCAGCTCGACGAGGTGGCCGGTGTTGGCCTTGGCGTTGGTCTGGTCGCCGCGGTTGGTGATGATGGTGAGGTCTTTGGCACCCTGCCGGATGAGGGCGGCGAGCAAGTTCTGCGGCAGTCCCGGCGGGCCGAAGCCGCCTACCATGATGCTCGCGCCGTCCGGGATGTCCGCGACGGCCTCGTCAAACGTTGAGAGCACTTTGTTCTTCATAGGCTGATTGTACTCCGCGGGTGTGGATACGCAGGGTCGCCTTGGTGAATCTCAGCTTTTGTAACACGCTTGCCGTTACGGGGCAAGACCCCAAGGCATGGTGAGGCGCCGGGGCCGGTCAACCTGCATCGAGACCCGTCCGTGAGAAAGTATTCGTTTGTGTACGTATTACTTATTGACCGAGATTGTATATCGTTATAGTATTCGCGCAATCATATGGAAACAGTACGTTATATTGCGTTGAGGCAGGAGGCGCCGGATGGACTTGCGTGAGTTGCGCAGCTTCTGCGCGGTGGCCCAATTCGGCAGCATTACCAAGGCCGCGGAGCAACTCATGTTGCGCCAACCTGCGGTGACCCTGCACATACAGGAGCTCGAGCGGGAGACGGGGGTCACGCTGCTGGACCGGAGCAAGCGGCCGGTGCAGCTCACGGCGGCGGGGGGGCATCTCGCCGAATTGGCGAAGCCGCTGCTGCGGCAGATTGATTCGCTTCCGGTGGAGACATCTTCATACGCGAGCCGGGGCAGCCTGACCGTGGCGTCCACCACGGAAATGATGCGCAACATGCTTGTAGACTCCATCGTGGCTTACCGGCAGACCTACCCGGACACTCGCCTCTCCGTGCGCAGCGGCCGCCTGCCGGAGGTGCTCCGCATGGTGCGGGACCGCGACGCGGACCTGGGATTCGTGCCCCTGACAGGGAGATTCAGCGAGTTCAACGTTGAGACACTGTTCACCAACGAGCGTGTGCTGCTGGCCGCCAAGGGGCACCCGGTGCTGGACCAGCCCATCGAGAGCCTTCATCAGATCGCCCAGTGGCCCCTCATCGTCAACATTGGCACACGGGACAACCCGACCTACATCGAGGGCAAGCTCAACGAGGAGGGGTTGGACTACAACGTCGTCATGCGGCTGGACCATTTCGACGCAATCAAGCGGTACGTGAGCAAGGGACTGGGCATAAGCGTGGTCCCACGCATCATCCTGGAGCCGGACGACGAAGTCACGCTGGGCATCGTCGGGCTGGGGCACATCGTGGATATCCAGAGCGTGGGCATCGTCACCGTGCGGGATACGCCAATGTCCCGGTCGTCGGAACAGTTCGTCGAAATGCTGCGGGAGACGATACCTGCGCACCTCGCGCCACAGTGGCCGTAGGCGGTTGTATCGACAGCCGCGCGCGTCACAGGCCAACACTTCCGACCTCGCATCAGCCGGGGTAGCGGGATTCCCACGCATTCGCCGTGACAAGCGCGCCCTCTCGGGGTAAGGTCTAGGCCGAGCCGCCATCGACGTGAGCGAGGGCGGGCCAACGCCATCAGGAGGGGCCGTCATGAAGCAGATCAGCGACAACGTCTTCGTCGACAACGAGCGGCGGGGGTCCAACCACGGATACGTCGTGACGTCGGACGGCGTCGTGCTCATCGACACGCCGCACAAGCCGACGGATGCACTGCGGCTGCGGGCGGAGATCGAGGCGATCGGGCCCGTGCGGTACATCATCAACACGGAGCCGCACGGCGACCACTGGACGGGGAACGCCTACTTCGACGCGCCGGCCATCGCGCAGGCGGGGGTGCGGCAGCGCATCCTCGACACGGACATGGCAGAGCACGTTTCGAGGGTGTCGGCGATGGGCCCGGACGAGCACCTGCACCTGCAGGGGTACGCGCCGAACACGCCCATCATCACCTTCGACAGGGCGATGACGCTGCACGTGGGGAACCACACCTTCCGCATGACGCACATGCCCGGCCACACGAAGGCGCAGGCCGCGGTGAGCGTGGTTGAGGAGGGCGTGACGTTCACGAGCGACAACATCTTCTGCAAAGTACACACGTGGATCCAGGAGGCGGACCCGAATGAGTGGCTGGGCGCGCTGGAGAGCCTTCGCGCGCTGCCGGAGGACTCGTTCGTGCCGGGACACGGGCCGCTGTGCGGCAAGGAGTACCTGGACGACCAGGCGGCGTGGATCCAGGAGTGGGTGGCTTACGTGCGCAGCGGGGTGGAGCGGGGGATGACGAAGGAGGAGGCGCTCGAACAGCTGACGGACATGACGGACCGGTACCCGATGGACGTCGAGCAGGACGGGATGGCGCCGTTCGTGATGCGGCTGAACGTGGCGAATTTGTACGACTACGTGACGGGGCAGGGGGCGCATGGGGGCGGGTAGGGGGGAGTAGTTCTGAGGGCGGTTACCCTACGACATGTGCAGGGAGAATGGGAGCCTGTGCGTCATGCTGAATACGCAAGAGAATGACGATTCACTCATTGCACGCGCTTTAAGAAGCGTAGGGCGTTGGGCTTAGCTGAAAGTCGACACGGTAGAAGCGGATATCAACATTGTCGACCACACTGAGCGCATATTCGAGATCCTCATCGCCGTCCCGACAGATTATCATGCCTCGGAGCCCCTTCTCTGTCTCACCATCATCGCCTTTGCAGAGGTGTTCCTTCACCCAA contains the following coding sequences:
- a CDS encoding MBL fold metallo-hydrolase codes for the protein MKQISDNVFVDNERRGSNHGYVVTSDGVVLIDTPHKPTDALRLRAEIEAIGPVRYIINTEPHGDHWTGNAYFDAPAIAQAGVRQRILDTDMAEHVSRVSAMGPDEHLHLQGYAPNTPIITFDRAMTLHVGNHTFRMTHMPGHTKAQAAVSVVEEGVTFTSDNIFCKVHTWIQEADPNEWLGALESLRALPEDSFVPGHGPLCGKEYLDDQAAWIQEWVAYVRSGVERGMTKEEALEQLTDMTDRYPMDVEQDGMAPFVMRLNVANLYDYVTGQGAHGGG
- a CDS encoding LysR family transcriptional regulator; protein product: MDLRELRSFCAVAQFGSITKAAEQLMLRQPAVTLHIQELERETGVTLLDRSKRPVQLTAAGGHLAELAKPLLRQIDSLPVETSSYASRGSLTVASTTEMMRNMLVDSIVAYRQTYPDTRLSVRSGRLPEVLRMVRDRDADLGFVPLTGRFSEFNVETLFTNERVLLAAKGHPVLDQPIESLHQIAQWPLIVNIGTRDNPTYIEGKLNEEGLDYNVVMRLDHFDAIKRYVSKGLGISVVPRIILEPDDEVTLGIVGLGHIVDIQSVGIVTVRDTPMSRSSEQFVEMLRETIPAHLAPQWP
- a CDS encoding 3-oxoacid CoA-transferase subunit A, producing MKNKVLSTFDEAVADIPDGASIMVGGFGPPGLPQNLLAALIRQGAKDLTIITNRGDQTNAKANTGHLVELRRVKKVCCAFSASPHPSQRNLFEELNESGELEAELMPQGTLVERMRAAAAGIGAFYTRASVGTELAQDKETRVIDGKEYVLEYALPADYAFIRTHTSDTYGNLQYELTQRNFNPIMAMAAKCTLVEIEGDIVELGGMDPNQVHPPGIFVDRVVKIPPPPEGLWTLPSERRA
- a CDS encoding 3-oxoacid CoA-transferase subunit B, yielding MTTTDKKRLDRQTMCNRLAMEFEDGWVANLGVGMPTLCSNYEYADKDIVFQSENGLIGYGPLAAEGEEHPNLVNAGVQYVTMKPGASILHHADSFTVIRGGYVDVTVLGAYEVAEHGDFANWKTLGRKGGGIGGAMDLAVGAKRVWLALEHTTRDGQPRLLNRCKLPVTAVNVVSRVVTDLGLFDITPEGFLLREIAPGFTPEEVQELTEAKLTISPDLKEFYGA